One part of the Marmota flaviventris isolate mMarFla1 chromosome 4, mMarFla1.hap1, whole genome shotgun sequence genome encodes these proteins:
- the LOC139705478 gene encoding serine/arginine repetitive matrix protein 1-like codes for MQTLQVNRLHSKLRVNSELPGARQGLQVPAPGKKALSARWLALPPPWNARTLPPWNARSPGLSCREKRSNAPVASPWGPPATATTTGSRPAPGHGKRRRKAPEYSRSRNEGGEWVRFLPRPRRRELEFPGIKVAARRSAGSERGAGPGPGAWGRRPRAPAAGDGRDGNKWLGRCGLNPAIQLSCREAGEQREEGREAGREGAVSDSGYRVREWSGAPPRLGLSSPPDRPPRAACSGPGHRRVSPPARRLIRGAPAALRSLGPPDRRSPAATSGAPRTRTRRTPNVPRLCTPALHSRGRQPRPAGSAPGSRRTRSLATHRASRPRPSLPSHSRRSSPRSTFPRCLRPARPPPQTPPPDAPSRTSAAPSPARASARPHPDAQPGPQAPAPPRP; via the exons ATGCAGACGCTGCAGGTCAACAGGCTCCACTCAAAGCTGCGGGTCAACTCAGAGCTGCCAGGTGCC AGGCAAGGGCTCCAGGTGCCCGCTCCAGGAAAGAAGGCACTGAGTGCCCGCTGGCTGGCCCTGCCGCCACCCTGGAATGCGCGGACTCTGCCACCCTGGAATGCGCGGAGTCCCGGGCTAAGCTGCCGGGAGAAGAGGAGTAATGCTCCCGTGGCGAGCCCCTGGGGACCGCCAGCCACCGCTACCACCACCGGTAGCCGGCCAGCTCCAGGGCACGGGAAACGGAGA AGAAAGGCACCTGAATACTCGCGGTCCCGGAACGAGGGCGGGGAGTGGGTGCGTTTCCTCCCAAGGCCAAGGCGGAGGGAATTAGAGTTCCCGGGAATTAAAGTTGCCGCGCGTCGGTCCGCGGGCTCGGAGCGAGGCGCAGGGCCTGGGCCAGGGGCATGGGGCAGGAGGCCCCGGGCGCCCGCCGCGGGTGATGGCCGCGACGGAAACAAGTGGCTTGGCCGCTGCGGTCTCAACCCCGCGATCCAACTTTCCTGCCGCGAGGCTGGCGAACAGCGCgaggaagggagggaagcagggagggaaggggCGGTGAGCGACTCTGGGTACCGTGTGCGTGAATGGAGCGGCGCCCCGCCGCGCCTCGGGCTCTCCTCTCCACCGGATCGGCCCCCGCGGGCCGCCTGCTCGGGCCCTGGCCACCGCCGCGTCTCGCCGCCGGCACGAAGGCTCATCCGCGGTGCGCCGGCCGCTCTCCGGTCCCTCGGGCCGCCCGATCGCCGCTCGCCAGCTGCAACTTCAGGCGCGCCGCGGACTCGGACTAGGCGCACACCGAACGTCCCGAGGCTCTGCACCCCCGCACTCCATTCCCGGGGCCGGCAGCCCCGCCCCGCCGGCTCAGCGCCCGGCAGCCGTCGGACGCGTTCTCTGGCCACGCATCGCGCCAGCCGCCCGCGCCCCTCTCTCCCGAGCCACAGCCGGCGCTCAAGTCCGCGATCAACTTTCCCTCGCTGCCTCCGCCCCGCTCGGCCCCCGCCCCAGACCCCGCCTCCTGACGCTCCCTCCCGCACCTCCGCCGCGCCCAGCCCCGCCCGCGCGTCTGCACGCCCCCACCCTGATGCGCAGCCGGGACCCCAGGCCCCCGCCCCACCGCGCCCGTGA